Below is a genomic region from Prevotella melaninogenica.
GCTGCTGTTTTGCCATCTGCATAAGTTAAGGTGCTGAAAGCATTGTCAACAGGAAGAATATAGTCTGGTGTATAAGCACCGTAATGTTGCTCGTTGATAGTTCGATAAACATCGAATGACATTCCCATACCACTTACTACAGAGTTATAATTGTCATAGTTTGCCCCATCAAATGTAATCTTGAGGTTGTTTTTCAACCAATCTTGCTCATCAACACCCTGCATATCGGATGCAAGATAAGAACCACTGACAAAGAGTTTGCCACGATTATTCAGATACTTCGTCAACTGTTGACGAAGTGCAAGCTTAAAAGTCTTGTAATAATACAAGCTATGCCCGTCATCCTTCTCATTGCCAAGGAGTAAGTCAACCATTGCATACTTGGAAAGGTTCACCTCACCATACTCTACAGCCTTACTGTTACAGCTGACGACATTGTATTTTCCTGCATGGCGTAATGCCTCTGCATGGTCTTTGACATAGTTGAAGTCATTACCAGCAATAACCTTACCTACGAGTTCTTCGCCACCATAACCTAAGGCACTTGGACCTTCTTTGCCCATCATTGCCTTGTTGAAGTTGGCTTGTCTTCCTGTCCATCCAGCCACAGGACCATAGCTAAGACCTGGGTCTGCTTCAAGGTCGAAGCCCTGCTCGGTGCTTGTATTAACAACAGCTGGAGAAGAAAGGCGACTGAAAGCATTGACAATGAGAATTGTCTGAGTTGCACCTTCATTGTGTAAGGCTGAAAGAACTTCTGTTGGGAAACTCTCACCACCACGGTTACAAGCCGTTACCTTAAAGTTGTAGACAACGCCAGGTAGCAATTCTATGTCAAAATAAGGATTGCGAACGTTCATACCATTGTCAAAACCTCTTGTTCCCATCGCAACATACACGTTATAGGAAGTAGGGGTTGCGGTAGGTTCACTGGCATCCGTAGTTGGTCTCCATTGCAATCTCACCTTGTTTGCTGATACATATTCTATCTTGAAGTTATTTGGTGCAAGTGGTTGAACAGTATAAGTCTTACCGTGCATGTTAGCTTCATATTTCAAGATAGTCTTATATACGGAACGTGCAAAGGTGAATTTGAAGTTAGGATCTTGACCTAATTTAATGTCGGGGAAGTTTTGATGAGAGAGTGTCTCAAGGATAGCAGAAGGAACTTCAGGTAATCGCGTTTCGCTATAGTTGCGATCCCACACTGAACGAGTTGTCCAATTGATGTGGAAAGCATTGTCCAAATCCTTCTTTACGTTGGCTACCAACTGTTCTGCAAAGGTCTTTGAGACCTTACGTGAAAGTCCATCTCCCAATGTTTTATTACCGTCTTGCGTAGTACAGATTCCCAAGGTTCCTACGTAACTATCATCAGTTTTAACTCCGGCATCGCTATGTATAGCCAACGTAAGTTCGATAGGTACTTTCTTACCATCTTTCTTTTCAGGCAGATAACAAGAACCTCCAGCGAGCCAATTCGTCATCAAGGAACGGCAGTTGATGTCGTCGTTATAGTCATTAGAGCCATTACTCTTGCTGACTACACTCCAAGGTGCGCCAGCCCATTGTACTGAGTATCTTGCACCTTCAAGGAAACGAGGTAAACCACTCACTGTTCCACCACGAACAATGTTACCCATACCACTACCAAAGCGTACTGCGTCAGTAGTTACAATACCTCTATGCGAGCTATGATTAGTCAGTACAACAGAGTTATTGATACTGTTTCCCTTATCAAACTCAAAAGTACCAAGATAAACCCA
It encodes:
- a CDS encoding fibronectin type III domain-containing protein; this encodes MKIRLLCTALLAMSFANTFAQAGKSTWGKTDYEDAPWVKNVSRPNEITEGLQNKHLSVWSSHGRYYDAKKGGWRWQRPILFGTTEDLYTQTIVLPYLIPMLENAGAIVFTPRERDWQKNEIIVDNDSRTNYKEESMKKKWATTSDKGFAQHYGSYNDGENPFTAGTARQVKARKRNSKISSVVYQPTFPETGRYAVYVSYQTQKKSVEAAEYIVFHKGQETHFRVNQRMGGGTWVYLGTFEFDKGNSINNSVVLTNHSSHRGIVTTDAVRFGSGMGNIVRGGTVSGLPRFLEGARYSVQWAGAPWSVVSKSNGSNDYNDDINCRSLMTNWLAGGSCYLPEKKDGKKVPIELTLAIHSDAGVKTDDSYVGTLGICTTQDGNKTLGDGLSRKVSKTFAEQLVANVKKDLDNAFHINWTTRSVWDRNYSETRLPEVPSAILETLSHQNFPDIKLGQDPNFKFTFARSVYKTILKYEANMHGKTYTVQPLAPNNFKIEYVSANKVRLQWRPTTDASEPTATPTSYNVYVAMGTRGFDNGMNVRNPYFDIELLPGVVYNFKVTACNRGGESFPTEVLSALHNEGATQTILIVNAFSRLSSPAVVNTSTEQGFDLEADPGLSYGPVAGWTGRQANFNKAMMGKEGPSALGYGGEELVGKVIAGNDFNYVKDHAEALRHAGKYNVVSCNSKAVEYGEVNLSKYAMVDLLLGNEKDDGHSLYYYKTFKLALRQQLTKYLNNRGKLFVSGSYLASDMQGVDEQDWLKNNLKITFDGANYDNYNSVVSGMGMSFDVYRTINEQHYGAYTPDYILPVDNAFSTLTYADGKTAAVAYKGTDNSVFTLSFPFECIKDAPTRNSIMKGIVNFLMKK